The DNA segment AGAATCCGGTCTGACTCCAGGCGCGGCGCAGGGTTGTCTGGATCTCCCGGTCGCACAGTACGAAGGGAATACCCCGTTCCTTGGCGGCATTCACCGCTGCCAGCATTTCCTCGCCCGGACTCACTCCCAGATCCGCGCCCAGCCTCCGCTGGAACGAACTCAGCACCAGGTTAACCAGCAGCAAAAACCCGCGTCCCTGCTTGAGTACCTGGGCTATATCCAGGCTTTGCCAGCGATTCTTCTGTGACAGGGTCTGATAGCGGCTGTGATCGATCTCGACGCACACCGTATCCGGCAGTTCTGTCTGGATTATCTCGCGTACCTGATCAACGCTGTCCCGGGAAACATGAGCCGTGCCGACCAGGACGATCTCGCGGTCATCCAGCCGGATTCTGGTTATGGTGTCACTCTCTGATGTGGCGCTAAACATGTATCTATCTCCTTTGGGACGTCAGGAACATCCTGGTCATTCTGGCTGCTATTTTCCCAGTGCTTCGAGGAAGCGCAGTCGCATACCCTGCTCGCCGGGGAAGAGATCCAGAGGAATCGTGCCGCCGCCCATATGGATATGCCCGCCGCCACTGCCGATTCCCTCCAGCGCCGTTCTGATCACCTTGCCGGCCGGGGCTCTGGGATTCTCGCTGCGCACCGAGATTCGATAATCCTCCCGATCCTGCTGCAGTACCACCACGAAATGTATCTCGCGGATGTTCAGAAAGAAATCAGCAACCAGAGCCATTACCTCCGGGGTACACTCCTTCTTGAGCGGGATAAAGGCAAAATCTTCGGCAACAATCACCTCGTTGATTGCCTCACGAAATACCGCCAGATCGTGAAAAGACAGGGAATTCTTGAGCATCCGACTGGCGTCCTGCCAGTCACCGCGGAAAAACAGAAAGGTGAACGCCTCCAGGTCAATAGGAGACACCCCGCGGGTCATGAATGCGGTATCCATCATGATCCCCAGCAGCAGGGCGGTAGCCACCTCGCGGGAAACCGCTACCCCCTCGTCATGATAGTACTCGTACAGGATAGTCGAGCAGGCCCCGTAGCCCGGGCGTATATCGAAGGCCGGCAGATCCGGTGTATCCGGGGGTTCATGATGATCGATAACCGATACCACGGAACCGGGTATGCCGGTCATATTCGAGTTGCCGACAAACCCGTCCACAATGATAATCTGAGCCTCGACGAGTTCCGGCTGATTCTGCTTGAGTTCATAACTGGAATAGATCTGGATGCCAAGTCGCTCGATTGCCTCTCGCAGGGAGTCACTCTGGATCTCTCCACCATAGCAGAGGGTAGCCGCGATACCGCGAGACTCCAGCAGCTGGCCGAGCGCAAACGCCGTAGCCACCGCATCATGGTCGGGGAAATCATGTGCCTGTATCAGCACCGGACGCTCCTGGTCAAGCACCGCCAGCAGTTCGGTAAATCGGGTCATTCAAGCCGCTCCAGCAAGGCGCGGGCCATTCGGAGCTCCGGCAGACCGGTATAGTTAGACTCTGCCGCGCGAGTAAGAAATGATCGGGCAGTGGAATCGCGCCCGTTCAGCAAGTACTGGGCACCCATATAGAACTCCAGCTGGGTGCGCAGCACGTCCTCATCTGACCCCAGGTTCTGCAATTCCCGGATTGCCAGATTGTCGGAACCAGGAGCCTGGTAGAATCGGGACACTGCCCACAGCGCACCTTCGCGGGGCAGATCGCGGGCACGCTCCGCCAGGAACCTGCGCCCCTCCTGTTCGCGCCCGTCAAGCTTGAGCGACAACGAGGCCGCTAGCGCCAGCCCTGGATTCTGCTGATCACGTTCAAATGAGTCCCGGAAAAAACGGTACGCGCGATCCCAGTT comes from the Spirochaeta africana DSM 8902 genome and includes:
- a CDS encoding DHH family phosphoesterase, which encodes MTRFTELLAVLDQERPVLIQAHDFPDHDAVATAFALGQLLESRGIAATLCYGGEIQSDSLREAIERLGIQIYSSYELKQNQPELVEAQIIIVDGFVGNSNMTGIPGSVVSVIDHHEPPDTPDLPAFDIRPGYGACSTILYEYYHDEGVAVSREVATALLLGIMMDTAFMTRGVSPIDLEAFTFLFFRGDWQDASRMLKNSLSFHDLAVFREAINEVIVAEDFAFIPLKKECTPEVMALVADFFLNIREIHFVVVLQQDREDYRISVRSENPRAPAGKVIRTALEGIGSGGGHIHMGGGTIPLDLFPGEQGMRLRFLEALGK